TCTGATTCTGCGCAATTTTAAAATACCCAGAGCTCCTCTACTGTGAGCACCACTCCTTCATTCACATTAAGAAGAGTAGAGCCTTAGCTCTTCCTGCAAAGGGAGTAAGGGAATGGAGTTCCCACTGCACTCCAGCCCTGATCTAAATAATAAAGAAGGAACACAGCTTAATGAGTAACGTTAGCATTCATGCTACTTTAACGTTCACAATGTTAAACATGGCACACAGCATATTTTTTAGCAGACATACTTGTTCCTCCTTGCTATTGATGATTACTAATGTTGAACTCTCTTCTTCACACCAGACCTTGGCTTCATCAAACATTTGCTTAACAGTTGAGAAATAGTAACATCTATCAGTAAAGTTTACCCAATTTGTCGGGCAGCCTGGAAAAAAATGAAGGAAGAAGTTTACAtttagtatatttatattttagaaaGGGTGGGCAAATGCATCCAAAAAGTaatttgttaataaaaataaagaagaaaattcatatttttgaaattaaaataaagaataagaataagaaaaaaagcaacaaaatatATCTAACTGCAACACAACCTACGAATTGCATGTAATGAGTGTGGGTACCTGATTTCCATATCAACAGATATTGGAAGGTGAAATAATATCATCAGGATCTGATTAGTGAAGCAAACTGTGTCACCATGATACGTACAATCTAAAGGCAGCATACCACTCTGGCATGCATGCATGTCGAGCTGACTGGAACTATAGAAAAACTGGGTTGGCTTATTGTTTATAGACACTCTGGTTTAGGGTGTTCCCAAGAAGGAAGAACATACCAATACAAGACAGGGTTCCAAAATAGAGACTAACCTGGTGAATTCTGGACTGATAGAAAGTATGGATTTCTATTCAAattagtatttcttttttttttatctgtttgggCCTCATAAAAATGATTCAAtacatgatttatctacagaagtctacaatattttttttagctaaatcatttgaaaaatgttataACCGTATTGAATCGAGGCCTGAATTGGGTTATACTTTTGATATATTGTTAAAATATCTTGCATTAATAATTTCAAGCACCAACATTGTGGGGAACAGCAAACCTATAAAAATAAGTGCTTATAAAGTAAAATTAGCatttgtattattgtattattgtattgtattgccgCATTACTTGGAACTCCTTCACACCTCCCCTGAGGAAATATGGTCAAGACAAAAAAAGTGCAATAAATCTGTGACTTGCAAGACTTTATCGATTTTACTACATAATTATTATCTCCTGCTTTAGTTTCAGCACTACAGGAGAGCACAGAAGAAGGATTTCATCCTACCCTGCATGCATTGAGTTTATATTCAATGCCTATTATAATCTTCTGGCTTGTGAGTGCAATTATTAACCCACCATATCCCTATTTTAATCACAGGTTTACactataaacattttttatttttttttataggtttgcTGTTTCTCACTTTGCTTAGAACTTTGCTTGTGATAACATGTTAGAACTTGGAAGGTCCAGGGAGAAGCAACTTAATTATCTAGTGTAAGTTAATTTACACTATCACTGGTGTTGGTTTTGGAAATGTTTTGGTTTAGTTTGCTTGAATGTTAAtcattttaagaaattcaaatacatttattgtcgtaagaaaaatatttcaatatttactGAGAAACTGTAAAATTCCTTCTATGTACACAGAGAACATCCAAGAGTATACCATATATTAAGAGCTCCAAGGAATGTAATTAATCCAACGTTGCTACCAGATCTCCATAAGATCTCCATCACAGTACATACAAGCATGCCAAGCAGACTGACTTTAATTCCACCTTGATGAACCCTGGTACAGCATCAGTTGCTTGTAAGAATAGTGATACCTCTATATATCAATTATCATGAGGTCATTGCATCATACAATGCAGTTATAGACCATATGTGACCCATAGACATTCCAACATCCAACATACCTCTTCCAACATTCAAGATACTTATTTTTCATTCTTTactgtattaaaatataattttcataaGTCTTCTTTTATGTTAAGAACAAATCATTCATTTCATCTTGCCCTGTACTAGCTAAAACATATTTTATGCAAGCAAGGCAAACACGAGAGATATAGCGACTTTAGCTTCGTATCATTTCAGACATAAACAAGAAGTCTAGGGAACACATTGCTGAGAGTATTTCTAAGTTTAACTTACCAGTTATTGAAGGATCAAGATCAAATTCTGAAGTAGGGTTTGCTTGTAATGCTAACGATCTTTCAAGTGTGAGTTCAGCAGCAGGGCCTGGAGGGCCTGGAGGACCTCTAGGTCCAATTAGTCCTGGTATACCAGGAAGCCCAGCTGCCCCAGGTGGACCTCTTGGACCAGGTACACCAGGTTCCCCTGTTGTGCCTCTCATTCCTTGCAATCCTAGTGGTCCACTAGGCCCAGGTGGTCCATTAATTCCAGGTGGTCCAGGAGGTCCTGGGAATCCTTTTGGACCTGGTTCACCAGTTTTTCCAGGAGATCCTCTCTGGCCTTTATTGCCTTGCGAGCCTCTTGAACCTTTTGAGCCCTTTTCTCCTGGAGGGCCAATTGGACCTGGTAGTCCTCTCTCACCTACAGGTCCAGGTGATCCTGGATCTCCTCTGTCTCCTGGCTGTCCTTTTGGTCCACTAGATCCACTAAGACCTTGTGGTCCTCTTTCACCTTTAGGTCCTCTAGGGCCTGGTGGTCCTGAAATGAttacatgtaaaataaacaaCATTTCTCTGTAAACCACAAAATTAGTTTAACTATCATCAGATATATGATAAGAAGTATAGCCATAGTGAAGCCAACTAATTATGTAATGCAATATTAATTTAATGCCCATAAAACATattcaaagttattcactaaagtgaaaactcAAAGcgaacttcaaatttaaggtcaaaatagttgaaattttaaaagtcagctatgctttcagattAGCTAACctggccttaaacttgaaattcagtttgaattcccactttagtaaataaccctattttAGAATATTATGGACACAATCACAATTAAAGTCTCTGAAAGAATTTCATTGATACTTCTCCAGTGAAGAAGAAGAATATTGTTGCTTGTAAGGTTTTCACTCCATAAAACAGGCTCCTCCTTTCTTTGCGATGGAATGAAGTAaattaattcaatttttttttctactttaagccttcatttaatattttcacataagcttttcaaataatgtaatatttttggataaagttttaaaatcatttttttcaaaaaatcaaaaaataaaaaataatatattttaagaaaaaaattaaataattgtaaaGGTTTATCCAAACATATAAAATCACATGAGAAGCTTAAATCAGGCCTTACATTCTAGAAATACTTAGTTAAAATTACTTTATTCTCAGTTGAGCAGATTTCTTTGTTTTACTAATTTAGCTACCAGGTAGCTTACGTTAGGTAGCAGCAAATTATTGTGGGTCAATAATtaaacatattttgcaaagaaCAAAGTTATGACAGGTTACAAAGGAACACATATTCGGAATTTTAATATGAATGTCAGTAGTACACAAGTACTGCATGTTAAAAGGTTACCCCAacttcataaccactacagcttgctcattcattggctgaaagcgtCAGATGATTGCTCTCAGCAAATGAATGACattctgtgcatagaaatatgcacagaattgacattagccagcctgtaACTCATGTTCCAAGTTGGCTAATGAAACCCCCTGACACTGCCGGGGGCGGAGATACACTTgcagcagcaaaggggttaaactcggtGGTCACAGAGCTTGGAGTAATTAAGTAAAATGAATCGTATGTAAGAGGATTGGAGGAAATGAGCACATGTTCAGCTCATTAATATTATTGCTTCTCAGTATTAAGTAATGTGTGTACCAATTCTCAGAATCCTAAGaagtagaaatatttttttccctgaaAGTCTGCCAAAAACTAAACATGACCATAAAACTGGTGATTGTTTAGAAAAGTGTCTATGTATCTGATAATTAatgaaaaatacttttttaaaactgtatttctatTAAAATGTTACGTTTTAATCTCTGAAGGATTTTTGACTATTTTAGTGAAAATCCAGACATGCAATGCAAGACAATGAttgtacagttgtaatcaaaattattcgaACCCCATTGaatatcaggtttattgtcaagatTTACAGACTTTCATCTGTTTGcagtgaacaaatcaaacaaaagctattgaaatagctcaacacaatgaatgcttcaagtagtttccccaatttcaactgaaaatgcaacttataatgatttctccagtctcaaaatgaatcaactccttcatggcaagcatcttagTACTGACTTAGTACAGCACCTTTTTGCTGTAATGGCATGCTGCAAACGAGATACACAGCCAGATACCAGTTTCTGTCAGCGTTCCTGAGGAACCTTAGCCTATTGTGCATGAGGAATGGCCTCCATTTCAGTACTATTCTTGAGTTTGCGTGCAACCTACAACTGCCTTCTTTAAATTCCACTAGAGATTTCTATGGGGTtcacgtcaggtgactgtgatagccactgtagaattttaaaGGACTTCTTCTGCAGCCAAGCCTTGGTAGAATTTGAGGTATTCTTGAGATCATTTTCTTGTTGGAAGGTGcaatgacgcccaagcttcagctttcAGACAGCATGACGTTTTCTCCTAGGacttcctgatacttcaataaaCCCATCTTCCTTTCCACATGCTGCAGGCTTCCAGTGCTAGATGGTGCCAGAtgtgcaaagcagccccagaacATCACCGAACCACCACCACTGTAGACAAAGTGTTCTTTTTAGCATATGCTTCCTTCCTCTTCCTCCAGGCATACCGTTAATCCATGGGGCAGAAaaattccagttttgtttcatcgctccacagaacagaataccaaaacttctgtggcttttttatttgattttgagcatattggagctaattttttgtgtgattttgaatCAGTAGTGGTGAACATTTTGGAGTTTTGGCATTgaaaccttctgcatttagtatgcaccttactgtgctcactgaaactacggtgtctgttgccaccaagtcttgctgcagggcTTTTGCAGTCACTCGATGGGTTTTCACAACctaccttctcagaaatctggttacaGCCAtggatagcttcctttttctaccCCGTCCagttagtgtaaccactgttccttcaactttgaacttgcgatCTATGCTTGCAGTGGTGATTCTAGGAACATTCActgcctttgctatctttttgtatcttgtTCCCTCTTTGTGAAGGGCATTGATCTCTTCTCCTTACTTCGTGAACCATTATTTTGACTtattctaacatgcagtcaaacgttaaactcaacaaacccctagccagtgcaggtatttcaagtgttccatttCAAGCTCcatgattagttgcatcaggtgtgtttAAGAcaaacaacacctgttttgcatatttgtgctgttgtgggaTTCTATTTAGGGCGTTAAATAATTTTgatactggagaagtcattataagttgcattttcagttgaatgtggggaaaccacttgaagcattcgttgtgttgagctatttcaattgcttttgtttgatttgttcattgcgaACAGTTGAAAGTCtgcacattttgacaataaacctaattttcaatgggggttgaataatgttGATTACAACATCAAGACAAATGttctaaatgaaaataaaatatgccACTTATGCTAAACACTTGTACAAACTCCTGCATATACATTATTTTACAAGACTCTTCTTCAACATGCACCATGACCGGCATATAAGGAACagataaaacatttacatttaataatGAACAAcggaatatatctatatatttgaaCTACCTCATGTAGGAATTTCCTATAGAATATTTGTCCAAGAATTCCTTCAAAGTTAGCCATGCATGCCACAATGGAGTTAACCAGTAAGAGCAAATCGAGTAACACCAGCTTTGTTTGATGTGTATGAAAACGTAAAAGAGTAGtagtaatattataatattacttTATTTTGTATCAAGTTCCTTATTAGAGTAGTGGGTgagtaatattattataatattacttTATTTTGTATCAAATTTTCTGCATTTTCCTTATATATTCTAGCAAAGGTTTGCATGGGTCTGACAGCTTTGATGGAAAGGCATCATAAATTGAACATGCAAAACCACAAAGCAATAGGACACTAGTATTATATATGGGGATGCTCATCAACAAACCTAGAAATTCAAGAAACActgtagagttaggaatacaaatgtgcattcctaatgctatagtgttaaaTGGatgctccagacccctaaagtatTTTAGCTTGCTAAGAATGTCTCCTATTttatcattttgcaaaaagtggagatttcaatagaaatataaattgctcagagcatctgatttgcaaagacttatcatttagctgcattgggaagtctgtgattggactgccATAGAAAGTTAGAAAGGGAGGGTTTACTAAGGCAGcaaacaagagaactgcaggttttgcttcTGTTCTTAGATATACCACCaagggaaaaaaatacaaaattaaatgcatacaagtttccatttggagtatatctactaaaaagttatttttttattggagcagtggagtgtccctttaagtagctaTTTAGTCTCCACCCATCCGAGTGTCTAAAAGGTTTTTCACGTACCTTTCTCCCATGCCACTGTGCTCTCTCTGCGGCTAATCTACCTCCATAGCGGAGATCATTGAGATCGACAATTTCAGCCAATTTCCCACAGTAAAGCATTTAGGAGGCTAGTACGCATACGTGAAAAAAATGCCATGCTGAGTCAATCAGGTGGTCTATCTGATATAAatgatttatgtaaaaaaaaaaaaaaagtttgtttcaaTCAGATCTAACAGCATattttgtttactttagaagttttgtaTCTCCTATTCTGTTAATTAAACTTAATCAGACACACGAGGCTCCTACAGGCTCCAGTAGACTATTAACAGAACTGGAAGAAGGTAGCTTAAATAAAGCAAACTACATTGCCGTTTAACTGAAGGCAAAGAGTTCTCCAAGATTTATTTTTGTGGCCACACCTTACCCCAGATTAGTGGACCCTTTCACATTGCTTTAATTTAACAATATCCATATCAGACATAAAATCGAGGGTGCTAAACTATAATCTGTGTGACCTGTCATACTTAGACAATATCAACATCAAAGGAATGGGAATTTCTGAGGGAAGACACTTTCACTTCTTGccctatggtgggactgcccatgATCTGGAAATGTGCCCTATGTTTCTAAAAGGCATGTGGCAGCCTGGACTACATTTATGGATACTGCTGTTTAGTTTTGACGGATACGCTTAATGACagggactttaaaaaaaataaccagtGTTTCTTTGGTTTGCTGAATTTGGAAAACGTTCCTGTAAGGCTGATATgggaaaatatttgtattttctttctCATTTATTTTTCTCAATATGCTAGGGCAAATGtgtagtactttaaaaaaaagtgttgtagCGTATGTTGGTGCTATGAAAATAAATGGTAATGAAGTAAAGAACCTTAACTATGGCACCTTGGATTTAATATAAAATGTCACCTTACCTTGTAATATTGTGAAATTTTTGATAAGTTGTCCATGCGCCGAATCCACCAGTTTCATTTCTTCCATAATAAGTGACAAATTGGCCACTTCAGTGTCTAATCTTTGCCGCATTGCTTCTTGCTGATTCCTAAGGAAAGCGGTGTCTATATTCATGCTGCTTAGCGAGTTATTTAGGTTAAGTAAGTCGTCCGTATGTTTACTCAATGTTTCTGTGCATGTTGTCCGAACATCATTTAAATTGCTAGTTAGCGTCCTCAGGTTGTAAGCTGTTTTGCTTATGTTGTTAATAATGCTCACTATATCCAATTCAAATTTCTGAAAACTATCTTCTACTTCGTTGAACTTAACGTTTGTTCTGTTCTCATACTCTTTGTGGAAATCTTGAAGATCCTTGAGGCTTTGTTCATTACTTTGTGCTGTGATTGTGATATTGTCAATCTGACTTCCAAGAGTGTTAAGTTGGCTGTTCATATCTTCAAGGGTTTCATTGTTAGATTTCACTAGAGCAGAGTTGTTAGATACAATGTTCTGGAGAATTGCAAGCCTCTCCTTGAGAAACTCTGAGTCTTTATTTGATTGGAGAACCGATTGTTGTAAACTTTGAAACTCGTTCTTGATCCTCTGGATAGCTTGGCTTGTATCATCCACAGACCTCTGCAAACTACTTATAACTGTCCTCTGCTGGACCTGAGTCAAATTTAGATTACTTATATTCATTAAGATCATATTATTTGACTGCATTTGGCTCTGTAGGTTTGACTGTAAGCTGCTGGTATCCTGCTGCAAGCTAGAAACGTAGGTATTATACACCTGTAATGTTTGATTAACTCCATTGATCATTAATGAGTTTGCATCTAAAGCGTTTTTCATTTGACCTTGTTTAGCATCGAGTAGCTCTCCAGCTTCCTGCAGCTTCTCCAGGGTATCTTTGTTTACGTTACTTTTTTCAGTGATTTCACGGAGTTGCTGACGAATGGCCACAATATCTGACCTTACACTTGAAAGCTCTGAGTTGGTGCTTTCGGATTTTTCTCCTGCTTGAACACCTGTAACATGAATATTTTAGTACTGTTATAAACCTGTTAAATACAAGATACAAGTTAATTTCAAAACATATGGCTGGAACGGATTGTAAGAgatcaacttaaagggacactaaaggcatccAGTACCATGCCCCTATCACTTTTACACtgcaaatgaaaacattgccattctgcagggCTTATGTGCCGCTTTGTTGTTTTAGCAGGTATAATTACTGCCTTATCCCTCTCCCTCAGATAATTTAAATTTACAACTTATGTAGCAAAATTTGacatgatttaaagggacactataggcacctagacggTTTTATCTtaggaaatggtctgggtgccatgtactCCCCCCTTAACGCCCAccggtttaaccctgcagctgcaaaTATTGCTATTCTGCAAAACAGGAATATTTTCATAGTTTTAGTGCCTCTAATGGATGTCAGATTGAAACCTTAGCTATTTCGATCAGATAGTCACACAGCATGGTGTtttccctatgggaaaacattggattggcagagatcattaatcttgatggtctcagccaagaaggcatgGAGACCTGTGCTACGAGGGCGAAAAAGAAAGCAAAATACCTTTTTTACAGCCTGCAGGTGGCTTCCAGAGCACTATGGCAGTaggaatacatatatgtattcctaactatatagtattcttttaagcaatctctgtgctgactgtcaactgcagggagccaagatggtttttttttgttctgactcacaaatacatatttgctaaCTATTTAAGTAAACATAAAATGGACAAAATTAGGTGAAGATGACTGAATTCCAGACAGAATAGCAATCTCATATTTATTAACACCAATTCTAGAGGACACTGGAAAAAATTGAGGGGGTATGTCCGTGCCCCTTCTATATTATATGGTAGCCCCTACCAGCGGCCcataggttacatagttacatagctgaaaagagacatgtgtccatcaagttcagccttcctcacatctgttttttgctgttgatccaaaaaaaggcaaaacactcaatttgaagcacttccaattttgcaacaaactagaaaaaaaattccttccagaccccagaatggcagtcagatttatccttggatcaagaagctattaccctaaagttaaaaaattatttaaatgtcctgttgtgttttacaccccacctcctatagactgtaaactcgtttgagcagggtcctcttcaacctatcgttcctgtaagttttcttgtaattgtcctatttatagttaaattccccccccccccctcttataatattgtaaagcgctacggaatctgttggcgctatataaatggcaataattataataataatatgtttttgcagtttgcatctagttgctgtttaaacatctgtccaGACTCTGGTaataccacttcttcaggcagagatttCCAAAAccgtattgttcttacagtaaaaaaaaaacaacctttcccttgccttagactaaatcttctttcttccagtctaaacacatgaccttgtgtcctatgtatagtcctgtttgtgaaaagATTTCCAGACAATCGTTTGTTTTGGCCACGAATAcagtatttgtataatgttatcatatttcctctgaggcaacgtttttctaaactaaagagatttaaatttgttaacctttcttcatagctaaaacgctccattccttttattaattttgtagcccgtctctgcactttttctagggccataatatccttctttagaacagatgcccaaaattgcacagcatattaaaAAAGTGGTCTTACcagtttataaagaggcaaaatgacattcttatcctgagaattaatgcccttttttgacaaaaccttactggccttagccactgctgattgacattgcacattgttgcctagtttgttgtctataacaattcccaaatccttctcgtgtgttttTTCCCTAATTGATTACCAATTAGGGTGtaatttgcttgtgcattctttaccctgaaATACATAACTTTGACCcctagtctatctaaatccctctgcagcaaagtaatttcttgctcacattgtcttactttacagagtttgtgtcatctgcaaacattaaaatataactttcaatgcttatttcaagatcatgtataaacatgttaaatagaattggttccaaaacagaaccctgaaggacaccacttaccacctctgtccagcttgaaaatttaccattaacgataACTCTCTGTGCTCttttttttaagccaatgttttacacaaaaacaagaattttcatctatgccaatttctttgagtttggaCACTaaactattgtgtggaactgtatcaaatgccttggaaaaatccaagtagatcacatccactgcaacaccctgatcgatacttctatttacttcttcataaaaagcaattaagttagttttccATGGTTAATAGGTCCATGGGAGGTTGGTGGGGTCTGTGGAGAACATTAGAGCTGACTGTTGCCCATAGACGAGGACATGGAAGGACACTGTAATGTCGTCCCTTTGTTTATTTAATAACCCCCACATGCTGGCCACAAATGGAGAAAGGGGAGTAAACAGTGTCTTGTCCACCCCCATTAGGTCATTTACAGCCTCCACCAGATACCCATGGGAATGCCTAATCCAGGTTCCCCCCTTTGCTGCATCCTAATTGGATGGGGCCATTGTAGTGACAGGGCAACAATGGCTGCCAAGTTTATAGTAACATAGTAACAGAGGGCAGCCTTggacctccccacaggaaagtaTTGAAAATTATTTAACTTGTTGCCCCAAATGGTATATGTAACAAATCTTTAACTTGTTGCATAATAAAATTCATTTTTGATAGCTATGAGTGATTGAAATCAATATGGAGAGAAATGAAGAAACTCTACCTAGAGGAACATAAAATGTACATGTAAATACACACAATATAATAAAATCACCTATATATTGGCAGTTTTTTTAACACAGGTATATAATCTCTGTATACCACAAGATGGTAGAAGAGATTATTTTTGAGATTTGATTACAATTGTATATACCTTTTTTTGAAATTGACCAATGCATTGATACTTTTAtttatctacagggagtgcagaattattaggcaaatgagtattttgaccacatcatcctctttatgcatgttgtcttactccaagctgtataggctcgaaagcctactaccaataaagcatattaggtgatgtgcatctctgtaatgagaaggggtgtggtctaatgacatcaacaccctatatcaggtgtgcataattattaggcaacttcctttcctttggcaaaatgggtcaaaagaaggacttgacaggctcagaaaagtcaaaaatagtgagatatcttgcagagggatgcagcactcttaaaactgcaaagcttctgaagcgtgatcatcgaacaatcaggcgtttcattcaaaatagtcaacagggtcgcaagaagcgtgtggagaaaccaaggcgcaaaataactgcccatgaactgagaaaagtcaagcgtgcagctgccaagatgccacttgccaccagtttggccatatttcagagctgcaacatcactggagtgcccaaaagcacaaggtgtgcaatactcagagacatggccaaggtaagaaaggctgaaagacgaccaccactgaacaagacacacaagctgaaacgtcaagactgggccaagaaatatctcaagactgatttttctaaggttttatggactgatgaaatgagagtgagtcttgatgggccagatggatgggcccgtggctggattggtaaagggcagagagctccagtccgactcagacgccagcaaggtggaggtggagtactggtttgggctggtatcatcaaagatgagcttgtggggccttttcgggttgaggatggagtcaagctcaactcccagtcctactgacagtttctggaagacaccttcttcaagcagtggtacaggaagaagtctgcatccttcaagaaaaacatgattttcacgcaggacaatgctccatcacacgcgtccaagtactccacagcgtggctggcaagaaagggtataaaagaagaaaatctaatgacatggcctccttgttcacctgatctgaaccccattgagaacctgtggtccatcatcaaatgtgaaatttacaaggagggaaaacagtacacctctctgaacagtgtctgggaggctgtggttgctgctgcacgcaatgttgatggtgaacagatcaaaacactgacagaatccatggatggcaggcttttgagtgtccttgcaaagaaaggtggctatattggtcactgatttgtttttgttttgtttttgaatgtcagaaatgtatatttgtgaatgttgagatgttatattggtttcactggtaaaaataaataattgaaatgggtatatatttgttttttgttaagttgcctaataattatgcacagtaatagtcacctgcacacacagatatccccctgaaatagctataactaaaaacaaactaaaaactacttccaaaaatattcagctttgatattaatgagttttttgggttcattgagaacatggttgttgttcaataataaaattaatcctcaaaaatacaacttgcctaataattctgcactccctgtagaagcatacttttttccacctgcactgtgaatgtttacatggtgtgttcaataaaaacatggcaacatttcattctttgtgtgttattagtttaagcagacagtgattgtctattgttgttacttaaatgatgatcagatcacattttatgaccaatttgtgcagaaatccatatcattccaaagggttcacatactttttctttcaactgtacatatatatatatatatatatatatatataacaaaaat
The nucleotide sequence above comes from Pelobates fuscus isolate aPelFus1 chromosome 4, aPelFus1.pri, whole genome shotgun sequence. Encoded proteins:
- the COLEC12 gene encoding collectin-12, producing MKDDFADEEEVQSFGYKRFGIQEGTQCTKCKSNWALKFSIILLYILCALLTITVSILGYKVIERMDGVSDGMETSHKEYTQKFSTVDENLKKLGVQAGEKSESTNSELSSVRSDIVAIRQQLREITEKSNVNKDTLEKLQEAGELLDAKQGQMKNALDANSLMINGVNQTLQVYNTYVSSLQQDTSSLQSNLQSQMQSNNMILMNISNLNLTQVQQRTVISSLQRSVDDTSQAIQRIKNEFQSLQQSVLQSNKDSEFLKERLAILQNIVSNNSALVKSNNETLEDMNSQLNTLGSQIDNITITAQSNEQSLKDLQDFHKEYENRTNVKFNEVEDSFQKFELDIVSIINNISKTAYNLRTLTSNLNDVRTTCTETLSKHTDDLLNLNNSLSSMNIDTAFLRNQQEAMRQRLDTEVANLSLIMEEMKLVDSAHGQLIKNFTILQGPPGPRGPKGERGPQGLSGSSGPKGQPGDRGDPGSPGPVGERGLPGPIGPPGEKGSKGSRGSQGNKGQRGSPGKTGEPGPKGFPGPPGPPGINGPPGPSGPLGLQGMRGTTGEPGVPGPRGPPGAAGLPGIPGLIGPRGPPGPPGPAAELTLERSLALQANPTSEFDLDPSITGCPTNWVNFTDRCYYFSTVKQMFDEAKVWCEEESSTLVIINSKEEQQFLRRYIGVTRRGFWIGLTDTEEENLWKWVDGTIPTYTNWKPGQPDNWAHDEGPGEDCAGLINAALWNDFHCHDFNNFICEKPMNTAQLPHSS